A genomic window from Pyxicephalus adspersus chromosome 2, UCB_Pads_2.0, whole genome shotgun sequence includes:
- the USP39 gene encoding ubiquitin carboxyl-terminal hydrolase 39: MEAGKKIKREAEEPLEDKEVPEKHSRTDGEDRRSRHCPYLDTINRSVLDFDFEKLCSISLSHINAYACLVCGKYFQGRGLKSHAYIHSVQFSHHVFLNLHTLMFYCLPDNYKIIDSSLEDITYVLKPTFTKAQISNLDKQAKLSRAYDGTTYLPGIVGLNNIKANDYANAVLQALSNVPPLRNYFLEEENYKDIQRPPGDIMFLLVQRFGELMRKLWNPRNFKAHVSPHEMLQAVVLCSKKKFQITKQGDGVDFLSWFLNALTSALGGTKKKKKTIVTEVFQGQMRIFTKKLPHPDLPSEEKEQLQHNEEYQETILESPFMYLTLDLPTAPLYKDEKEQLIIPQVPLFSILSKFNGITEKEYKTYKENFLKRFQLTKLPPYLIFCIKRFTKNNFFVEKNPTIVNFPITNVDLREYLAEESQALHKNTTYDLIANIVHDGKPNEGSYRIHVLHHGTGKWYELQDLQVTDILPQMITLSEAYIQIWKRRDDGEKNQEGA, encoded by the exons ATGGAAGCGGGGAAGAAAATAAAGCGGGAGGCAGAGGAACCGCTGGAAGATAAGGAAG ttccaGAAAAACATAGTCGCACTGATGGCGAAGACAGACGTAGCCGGCATTGTCCGTACTTGGATACTATTAACAG GAGCGTGCTGGATTTTGACTTTGAGAAGCTGTGTTCTATTTCGCTGTCTCACATCAACGCATACGCCTGCCTGGTGTGCGGCAAATACTTCCAGG gtCGGGGGTTGAAGTCTCATGCGTATATACACAGCGTCCAGTTCAGTCACCACGTCTTTCTGAACTTGCACACGttgatgttttattgtttacCCGATAATTACAAGATTATAGACTCGTCATTGGAAGATATCACT TATGTTTTGAAACCGACATTTACCAAAGCCCAAATCAGCAATCTCGATAAACAGGCCAAGCTGTCCAGAGCTTATGATGGAACCACATACCTGCCAGGCATTGTGGGGCTCAATAACATCAAAGCTAATGATTATGCTAATGCAGTTCTGCAG GCGTTATCCAATGTGCCCCCATTGAGGAACTACTTCCTTGAAGAAGAAAATTACAAAGACATCCAACGCCCCCCAGGAGATATAATGTTCCTGCTGGTTCAAAGGTTTGGAGAGCTGATGAGAAAGCTGTGGAATCCCAGAAATTTCAAAGCCCACGTTTCCCCCCATGAAATGCTGCAAGCTGTGGTTCTGTGCAGCAAGAAGAAAttccaaatcacaaagcagg GTGATGGTGTGGACTTTCTCTCCTGGTTCCTAAATGCCTTGACCTCTGCTCTTGGGGGTacgaagaagaagaagaaaa CAATTGTAACTGAGGTGTTTCAAGGACAAATGAGGATTTTTACCAAGAAGCTCCCCCATCCTGATTTG CCATCAGAGGAGAAGGAACAGCTCCAGCACAATGAGGAGTACCAGGAAACCATTCTGGAGTCTCCTTTCATGTACTTGACTCTGGACCTCCCCACTGCTCCCCTCTACAAGGATGAGAAAGAGCAGCTTATCATCCCACAAGTTCCTCTCTTCAGTATCCTTTCCAAGTTCAACGGCATCACTGAAAAG GAGTACAAGACCTATAAGGAGAACTTCCTGAAACGATTCCAGCTGACCAAGCTTCCTCCATATCTGATATTCTGCATTAAGCGTTTCACAAAGAATAACTTTTTCGTAGAGAAGAATCCAACTATTGTGAATTTTCCCATCAC GAATGTGGACCTGCGAGAGTACTTAGCAGAGGAATCCCAGGCTTTACACAAAAACACGACATATGACCTTATTGCAAACATAGTTCATGATGGAAAACCTAATGAAGGCTCATATCGTATCCACGTTCTTCACCAT GGTACAGGAAAATGGTATGAGCTGCAGGACCTTCAAGTCACAGACATCTTGCCTCAGATGATCACCCTATCGGAGGCTTATATTCAG ATCTGGAAGAGACGGGACGATGGCGAGAAGAACCAGGAAGGGGCATGA
- the SFTPB gene encoding pulmonary surfactant-associated protein B: MERTRVSLACLLAVIAAVSGKVVMNDGCARGPEFWCQDLVSAVQCGAMDHCRQNVWKGGLDPLCLQCKQMVSLFIGMVKTSSIQKSIKEYLHKQCSHYPLDLFLDECKKLVDQYEAALIDTIGSWLNPGSVCAQLTLCPRHLSDDLKMDPMGDTVLLQNILSTVHENVQMMHDKISQDMNGDWPIPKPMCMLCKTFISKFEAALPVSLVAKSAAGLCLALPSKIAGVCQCLVEKYTVILLDTLLGKLGPKLVCGLLFMCVTEDNCEADLEYDMTCETCMAVTSLVKPMAGTNVTQEQITKSLSRVCPEKLDWKECHAFLQEHQKQLSHLLLKPLDHKTTCQVVGACPAASTAITEASGCATGPTYWCQSLDNAKECNAIGHCLDNVWH, from the exons CTGTGTCTGGAAAGGTTGTGATGAATGATGGATGTGCCCGGGGCCCCGAGTTCTGGTGCCAGGATCTGGTCAGTGCCGTCCAGTGCGGAGCCATGGATCACTGCAGGCAGAATGTGTGGAAGGGAGGACTG GACCCCCTGTGCCTCCAGTGTAAGCAGATGGTCTCATTATTCATCGGCATGGTGAAGACGTCTTCTATTCAG AAATCTATCAAGGAATACCTTCACAAGCAGTGCAGTCACTATCCTCTGGATTTGTTCCTGGATGAGTGCAAAAAGCTGGTGGACCAATATGAAGCTGCCCTGATCGATACCATTGGAAGCTGGCTG aatCCCGGGTCAGTCTGCGCTCAGCTCACCCTGTGTCCTCGCCACCTCTCTGATGACTTGAAGATGGATCCGATGGGTGACACCGTCCTTCTGCAAAACATCTTATCTACTGTCCATGAAAACGTACAGATGATGCACGACAAAATCTCCCAG GATATGAACGGAGACTGGCCGATCCCAAAACCAATGTGCATGCTGTGTAAAACGTTCATCTCTAAATTTGAGGCAGCGCTCCCCGTG TCTCTCGTTGCAAAGAGTGCTGCGGGTCTGTGCCTAGCCCTTCCCTCAAAGATTGCTGGAGTGTGCCAGTGTTTGGTAGAGAAGTACACAGTGATCCTACTGGACACCCTACTGGGAAAACTGGGTCCAAAATTGGTGTGTGGGCTACTGTTCATGTGTGTCACTGAGGACAACTGTGAAGCAG ATCTAGAATATGACATGACCTGTGAAACCTGCATGGCTGTCACCTCCCTTGTGAAACCAATGGCCGGTACAAACGTGACCCAGGAGCAGATCACCAAATCGCTATCCAGAGTCTGCCCCGAAAAGCTGGACTGGAAGGAG TGCCATGCATTCCTGCAAGAACACCAGAAACAATTGTCTCACCTTCTCCTGAAGCCCTTGGACCACAAGACGACCTGTCAGGTAG TTGGGGCTTGTCCTGCAGCTTCTACAGCCATCACTGAGGCTTCTGGATGTGCAACCGGGCCAACCTATTGGTGCCAAAGCCTGGACAATGCAAAGGAGTGCAAT GCTATTGGACACTGCCTGGACAACGTGTGGCACTAA